The Deltaproteobacteria bacterium sequence CCGAAAACCCCCCACGGGGATTCGTGCACAAACCGGACCTGTCCCGGCGCGACGTACGGTCGAAGACGTTCGCCCTTTTCACCGGATCCGTCGGCGAAGCCGAACTTCGCCTCCGGGAATTGACGACACGTCCGAACGGCATCTTAGTGACGTGCTCCGGCGATTTCCTGTGGGAACGGCGTGAGGGCTCCCTCTTCCACATGGGCGTGCCCGAAGCATTGCGGGAATATATCCACCTGATCCTGCCCGTGTGCCTCGATCTTCTCGAGACGATCCATCGCCAGGCGGACAACGAGAAGAGACTTTACTTCGAACTGACGCGGGCCGTCGACGATCTCCGGATGTTGAGCGGCGATTTCAGCATGTCCCGGAAGAGTCTTCTCGAGGAAATTTCCGAGCGCAGGGCCGCGGAAGCCGCCCTGCGCGAATCCAGGGCGCAGCTTCTCCACGCACAGAAGATGGAGGCCGTCGGAACCCTCGCCGGGGGGATCGCGCACGACTTCAACAATCTACTCCAGGCGATCACCGGGTTCACCTCGCTGGCCCTTCTCGAAATTCCCGAAGGAAACGACAGCCGCCACTTGATCCGGAAAATCGGGATGGCGTCCGACCGGGCGTCCGAGCTGGTGAAGCGCCTCCTGACATTCAGCAGGATGGAGCCTCCGGAAAAGAGGCCTCTCGATCTGAACCGGGAAATTTCCCACACCGTGAGCCTTCTGGAGCGCGTCATCCCGAAGATGATCGGCATCGAAACCCGCCTGTATCCGAACCTTGTCCCGATCGAAGGCGATCCGACTCAGATCGAACAGGTAGTGATGAACCTCGGGGCGAACGCCAGGGACGCGATGCCGGAAGGCGGATGCCTGTTATTCGAAACGGAAATCACGGAGGTGACGGCCGGTGCAGTGCCGGAAACCGCGGATATGCCCCCGGGGGATTACGTATTGCTGCGCGTCAGCGACACAGGCGTCGGGATGAGCCCGGAAACCGTGAATCGCATTTTCGACCCCTTTTTCACGACGAAGGAGATCGGATCGGGAACGGGGCTCGGCCTCTCCACCGTCTACGGCATCGTACGGGGTCACGGAGGCTGGATCCGTTGCAATAGCTCCCCGGGTTCGGGCACGAGTTTCGAAATCTTCCTTCCGCCTTTCCGGTCGACTGATTTGATTACCGCCTTGGAGATCTCCCGGGGAATGGAGGTAGATCCTTCGGGCGGAACGGAATCGATCCTCATCGTCGACGATGAGTACATGGTAAGGGACGTCGCGAAAATCGTCCTCGAGGGACGCGGTTACACGGTCCGTTGCGCCAGGAGCGGTGAAAACGCGCTGGAGATGTTCCTCGCCGACGGGTGGAGCCCGGATCTGGTACTTCTCGACCTGGGCATGCCGGGCATGGGGGGCCGCAAGTGCCTCGCGGAAATACTCAAGCGGAAACCTGACACAAAGGTTCTGGTAGCCAGCGGCTATTCGACGGATCACCAGGCAGCCGGGATCGTGGACGCCGGCGCCCGCGGGTTCATCGGCAAGCCTTATAAAACCATCGAGCTGGTCCGTAAAGTGAGGGACATTCTCGACGGTCCCTGACGCCCCCCTGAATTTCGAAAACCGCGGCAAAGACATCAATGAAACTATTGGCGGCGCCTTGGAGTTCGAGTCCGGCCACGGCACGGCAACGAAAGAATGGCGCGCCCTGAGGGACTCGACCGGCTCGCGCTCGGGCATCCTTGCCCTCGCTCCGCCGGCGGCCGCGGCGCCTTACGCTGCCATCCATGGCAGCTCTTCCTCCCTGATCGGTCGGCGGCGCCTTGGGTTCGAGTCCGGCCACGGCACGGCAACGAAAGAATGGCGCGCCCTGAGGGACTCGAACCCCCAACCTTCTGATCCGAAGTCAGAAGCTCTATCCGTTGAGCTAAGGGCGCGCGCCCGTGACCGTTTTCATCACAAGGAAACGTTTGCGGTCCGATTATTCCTGGCAGCAATCGGAAAAGCAGCCGCCGGTCCCGGATTCCGGCAGCAGGGAATAATGCGCGGTTACGATCCGCGGCGATCCGTCGGAGATGGAAACCCACAGAGTGGCGCGGATCCGGGCCTCGGAGATCCCTTCCTCCTCGTCCTGCTCCTCGATCCTCTGCATCGCGTGGATCACCGCGAAATCGCCGAACCGGTCGCAGCGAAGGAGGTCGAACGACATCTCCGCCGTGGCGTCGAATACGGACTCAAGGATAGCCCGGTAATCGCCCCCGTCGAACAGCTTTCCGGAATAGTCCTCGAATACGGCGAACCTGTGGTCGTCGAGCGCGAAGAACGTGCGCAACGCCTCCGGGTCCCGGGCGTTATAGGCGTCCGCGTACTCCGCCAAGAATATCTGCGGATCGAATTCCATAGTATCGCAATTATCACACGTTTCTCCCCGCCATGCCACCGGAGGCAGACCCGCATTCTGCTATAGTGTAATATCGATGAACGGCTCCCCCACCATCGGCTGGCGCGGGAAACTCCTGCACATCGATCTTGCCCGCGGCACGGCGCGCACCGAGGATATTCCGCGCGATTTACTTCTCGGCTACCTTGGAGGCAGGGGGCTCGGCGTCCGCCTGCTTCGTGAAACGTATCACCTGGACCCTTTCCATCCCGGCATGCCGCTGGTGTTCGCCGTGGGCCCGCTCTGCGGCACGGCTGCCCCGACGTCCGCGCGCCTTGCAGCCGTTTCGCGCTCGCCGCTCACGGGGACCGTCTACGATTGCTCCGCCGGCGGCCGGTTCGCATATCGTTTGAAGGCGTCCGGTTACGACGCCGTGCGGATCGTGGGAAAAAGCCCCGTCCCCGCGATCCTGTCGATCACGCCCGCAGGCGCGGAATTGTCCGCCGCGGGCGCCTTGTGGGGGAAACCCATAGGCGAAACGGTACGGGCGCTGGAAGGCGGCGGAAGCGTCGCGGCGATCGGCCCCGCGGGCGAGAACCGGGTTCTCTTCGCCTGCATCATGATGGGCGAGGGCAATGCGATCGGGCGCGGCGGGCTGGGCGCGGTCATGGGCGGGAAAAACCTGAAAGCCGTCGTCGTGGACGGAGACCTGCCGGTAGCAGTCGCGGACAAAACCCGCTTCGGACGCGCGCGTCAGGACGTGATGCGCCTCTTCAGGGCCTCTCCCGTCATCTTCGGCGAACTGGGCATCGCGGAATTCGGCACGCCGGCGCTGGTGGACCTGATGCGGCAGCGCAGGATGGCTCCCACCGAAAATTTTCGCAGGACCGTCTTCGAGGGATCGGGGAATTATTCCGGCCCGGCGATCCGGAAAGCGTATCGGCCGAAAAAGGACGGCTGCTTCGGCTGCCCCATCCAGTGCAAGAAAAGCACGCAGGAGGGAATGCACCTCCCGGAATACGAGACCGTCTCCCATTTCGGAGCCCTGAACGGAATCGACGACCTGCACGCGATCGTGCGCTCGAACGCGCTTTGCAACGAACTTGGAATGGACACAATCTCCGCGGCCGCCACCCTTGCGGCGTGGGGAGAAGGAAGAGGCAGGTTCCCCGCCGCGGAAGAGGTGGAAGGGTTACTCGCCGACATGGGATACCGGAGAGGCGAAGGCGACCTGCTGGCGCAGGCATCGCGCCGCGTGGCCGAGGCGATGGGACATCCGGAGCTTTCCATGAGCGTCAAGTCGCTTGAGCTTCCCGCCTACGATCCGCGGGGGGCTTACGGAATGGCGCTCGCCTACTGCACCAGCAACCGCGGGGGGTGCCACTTGCGCGCCTACCCGATCTCCCACGAAATCCTGCGAAAGCCCGTGGCGACGGACCGCTTTTCCTTCTCCGGAAAAGCGCGCATCATCAAGATCGCGGAGGATACGAACGCCGCGGTCGATTCACTGGTCGCCTGCAAGTTTTCCTTTTTCGGGGCGACGCTCGAGGAATATGCCGAACTTCTCTCGGCGGTTACCGGCGAAGAGTACGGCCCTCAGATGCTGAAGGAAATCGGAGAGCGGATATACATGACCGAGCGGTTCTACAATTGCGCCAACGGGTTCGATGCGCGGGACGACCGGCTTCCCGCCCGCTTCTTCCGGGAGCCCGGCTCGGGCGGGGAGGGGATCGAAATCCCCCCGATCGACGAAAAACGGTTCGAGGAAGAACTGCTGAAGTATTACCGCATCCGTGGTCTCACGCCGGAAGGCGCGTTTTCCGATCCGGATTTCCTGGGGAAACTGCCGTGAGGGACCAGATCGAGAAATATGAGGCAAGGCTGCTCGCCGACCGGTCCGCGTTCCCCGGAAAGATAGCCTTCGCGGCGCAGGACGACACGCTGCTTGCGGACGGGAACCCGGAACTTGCCCGGCTTTGCGGGGATGTCCTTTCCTCCCTGTCGTGCCTCGGAATCGTTGCGGCCCGCCCGTCGCTTCCCTTCGCGGACTTCCTGGTTCGCCGCGCTCCTCGCACGGAATCCCGCATCGTACCGCGCGACACGGAAACCCGAACGTTCCTCCACGACATCCCTTTCCTGCGCCGCGAGGAACTCGGTGACGCCGCGGCGGAGAAAATCGCCTTGTTGCTCGGCAATCGCAAGGGAGTGATCGTCGAGGGGATCGGAATCGTCGCCAACGGGACAGTGACGGTGGAACACGCCTACATCAACTATTCATCGGTCTTCCACGCCGTCTTCGTCAAATACCTGCTGGATGCGCTTGCCGAAGGGTTCCTCCTGCCGGGAGAAAGGGACGCTTTCCGGGCGTTCCGCGAAGAATGGCTGCAGCCGATTTCCGCGGAGGGGATACCATTCCGCAGCGGGCCGCTGGCGGACACCGGGGAGATCCTGGAGGAGATCGCGGCGGTCGGGCGGCACACCGTCGAGCGTGGGCTCGTGGACTCGTTCTTCGGCAATATTTCCTACCGCTCGGGGAACATAGTTTACATTTCCCAGACTGCCGCAAGCCTCGACGAGCTGCCGGGGCGCATCGATCCGGTCCCGATGGATAACTCCTCCACCACGGGGATCACCGCCTCCAGCGAGCTGCTTGCCCACCGCAGGATATACGAGGCGAGCGGCGCAAGCGCCATCCTGCACGGGCACCCGAAGTTCACCGTCGCGATGAGCATGCTGTGCGAAGAGAAGGATTGCCCGATAAAAGACTGCTGGAAGGAATGCGACCGGGTCAGGTCCCTGGCCGGCGCGCCGGTTGTCGCAGGCGAGATAGGGGCGGGCGGACTGGCCAAACGCGTTCCTCCCGTAATCTCATCGCCGCGGAAAGCGGTGGTCTACGGCCACGGGGTCTTCACGGTGGGTGAAACCGGTTTCGCCGAACCCTTCCGGGATATGGTCGCGCTTGAAGGCCTGTGCCGGGAGGAGTATTTCAGGCGCCTCGACGAAAAGCTCTCCGGATGAAGTCGTTTCTCGCGGTTTTCCGCAGCCCCCGCCTTTTCTGGATCCTGCTGCTCGGGTTTTCGTCGGGCATACCCCTGGCTCTCACGGGAACGACGCTCCAGGCGTGGATGTCGAAGGAAAAGATCGACCTTGCCCTCATCGGCGTCTTCTCGCTGGTGGGACTTCCCTATACGGTAAAGATCCTTTGGGCGCCCCTTATGGACCGGTTCATCCCGCCGTTCCTCGGAAGGCGGCGCGGCTGGATTCTCGTAACCCAGTTCGCCCTTGCCCTCGTCATCGCCGCGATGGCTTTCTCCGACCCGAAGGGAGCCACTACTATTTTCGCGGTCCTCGCTCTTCTTGTGGCGTTCGCGAGCGCAAGTCAGGACATCGTCGTCGACGCATACCGCACCGAAGTCCTCGAACCGCGCGAACTTGGCCCGGGCGCAAGCGTCCACATCCTGGGATACCGCATCGCCATGCTGACCTCGGGAGCGATCGCCCTGATCCTGGCGGACCATCTGCCGTGGAAAACCGTCTACCTCCTGATGGCGGGATCCCTCGGAGTGGGTGTCGCAGCCTCTCTTCTTGCCCCCGAGCCCCGCCTTCCGGAGCAGCCGCCGAGAAGCATGAGGGAGGCGGTGACTGAACCGTTCGCCGAGTTCCTTTCCAGGCCGGGAGCTTTGGAGATACTGCTGTTCATCGTTCTATACAAACTCGACGTCGTGATGGCGACGGCTCTTATGACCCCCTTCATCCTGGAAATGGGATTCTCGATGACGGACATCGGCGCCGTGACCAAAGGGTTCGGCATGGCGGCCACGATCGCGGGAACGCTGGCGGGAGGGGCCGTCGTTGCCCGGGCCGGAATGAAAGCTTCACTATGGATCTTCGGAATCCTTCAGTCCGTTTCCACCCTGTCGTTCCTCGCGCTTGCGCGCCTGGGGCATCATTACCCCATGATGGTCACCGCGATCGGGCTGGAAAACCTCTGCAGCGGGATGGGGACGGCAGCGTACGCCGCTTTCCTGATGAGCCTGTGCGACCGGCGTTTTACCGCAACGCAGTATGCGCTTCTGACAAGCCTTATGGCGCTCACGAGGGTCTTTGTCGGCGCGCCGACCGGTTATCTCGTCAAGACTTACGGATGGGAGAGGTACTTCCTGATCAGCGCGCTCTCGGCCGCGCCGGGCTTGCTGCTGCTGCTACGGTATCCGCGCTGGACCGAACGCCCATCCGGAGAAGCCGCCGCGACGGTCTCCGCGCACCGGTAACGCGCAAACCCGCCAGTATCCGCAACCGTGGATAATACCTGGCGGGAAGTTCCGGCTAAACATTCTGGCGGTGAATGATGAGGCCGTGCGTCGGATCGTACGGGGAGACGCCCACGGTGACCTTGTCCCCGACCAGGACCCGGATCTTGAATCGCTTCATCTTGCCGGAAAGCTTGGCGGACAGCGTCACGCCGTTTTCCATGGTGACTATGTAGACTCCCCCGCCCCTCGTGTCCGTGACGGTCCCTTCCACCTTCGCCAGGTCGTCCTTCGCCATGCTAGTTCTCCCCTTTGGCGAACACTCTACCATTATATTCCCCGGGAAAGAACCCATTCCCTGTTCCGCTTTTTCCGCAATTATCGAAGATCGAATCCGCCGCCGCTTATTTCCTGCTCTCACCCGAAATTTATTGACATGGTGTCTGCCCCCCTGATATAAACAGACCGGTCGGTATATTATGAACAACTACGGTGAGGCGGCATGACCGCCGGAGGGGGGCGATCTTGGTGAAACAGGATATCCGTTCCTACATACTGGGGCTCGGAGCCGACGATGCCGGGTTCGCCGCCGCCGCCGATTACGACAGCCCGAGGTCCCCCCGGCTCGAGACGATCTTCCCGGGGATCCGGTCCCTTGTCCTGCTCGCTTACCGCGAGCTCGAGAGCTGCGCAAGCCCGGACCCGTACATCGCACAGAACGGGCGATACGACCTTATGGAATTCTCGCGCGGGTGCAACTACCGTCTGGCCAGGTTTCTCGAAAGGGAGTACGGCGCCCGCTGCATGACGGTGCCGGTGTCGTATCCGATGGCGATGACGCGGGAAACGAAGGGCACGGCAGGACAGGTGTCGCTGCGCCATGCCGCGGTGGTAGCAGGTCTGGGGGCGATCGGCCGCCACAACCTCGTCGTTCATCCGGTTTTCGGAACCAGGGTCATATTTTCCGCGGTCCTCACCGACCTGGATCTTCCATCCGACAGGCGGTTGGATTCGACGCCCTGCACCGATTGCGGCATCTGCGTGGAGAATTGCCCCGGCCGGGCGCTCGACGTTGCGGGCCGGACGGACGTGATGAAATGCATCAGGAATTCCCAGCCCTACGGATTATCCGGCGCGATCGGTTTCTGGGGCCGTCACGCAGAGGCTTCGGAAGATGAGCGAAAGACGATGTTCAGGGACGATTTCTTCTGGAAGATGTACCAGGCAGGTCACATCGGACCGCAGTATTTCTGTTTCAAGTGCCTGAGCTCCTGTCCCGTGGGGCGACCTTCACTTGATATGCCGTGATAAGCACCATACCGGCTCGCCGTTCAGCAGGATCTTCCGCGTCTCGTTCCCGCAGGCGTTGGTGACCGCGATGGACGGTTTTTCTTCAACCCTGTAACATATGCCGGATTCGATAAGATCGTTCTGTTTCTTTTCGTCGCCGGAATCAAGAGCCGACTTGTAGGATTTGATGCCGTCCTTCGTTTTGCAGACGACGGCACCCGATGCAAGCGTTTGCGTCCAGGCGACATTAGCCGACAATGCGACAAGGATCGCCACGTATACGATTCGCAAGTTGTTACCCGCTCCACGTTTTAAATATCTGCAACCAGTCAAAACAATCAACGGTTACAAACATAATCAGGCATTCTAAAACGGCGATCGACAAAATACAATAATCTATTACATAATAATCGGCATCAATACTGGACAAACCGGCACCGCCGCCGATATGCCCAACCTTCTGTCAGTACTCTTTACGGTTTGAAAGGGATCTTGCTTAAATGAGAATTGCAACCAAGATTCCCCACCCCATTAAACATTAATCAACAGCAACATCCAGACCAAATCATGAATATGTCACAAAGCCTCATAAACATTAGCAAATAAATCATAAATGCACATGGCTTCTGTTAGCAAGGGGAGAATATGGTAATTCTTTTCTTTTTTTTGTGAACCCGCCTTCACTTTTTATGCATGTCGGTAACAGCGTTTGGATATTCCCGCTTAAGGCATTCAAGTTAACTCCGATAAGTATCACGGCAACTTTTGCAAAGCCTAATTGGCTTCAATGAAAGGAGACCGTAGAGATGAGCAAAAAAACGTTGTTTTTATCGGTTCTGTTCATTTCCATCGCAACCCTTGTTTCCGCAGCCGATGTGGTCAAGATCGGGCTCACGGCTCCTCTCGACATCAAGCCGCTTGAAGAGAGGGATCCCTACTGGAAACAGGGTCTGGACCAGAAACGCGCCGCGGATATGGCCCTGGAGGAAATCAATGCGGCCGGCGGGATCAACGGCAAAAAGGTGGAGCTTGTCGTGGTCGACACCCCGAGCAAGCCCTCCGAATCCAAGGTCATCCTCGAAAAGATGTACAACGACGGAGCCATCGCGGCTCTCGGCGGAAGTGCGTCCTCCGTCGCGATCGCCAACGGGAAGGTTGCGAAAAAAGCGAAAAAGCTCTTCTTCGGAACGCTGACCTACTCGACGGAAACTACCGGTGAGGAAGCGCACAAGTACATCTTCAGGGAGTGCTACGACAGCGAAATGGCGGCAAGGGTTCTCGCGAACTATATGAACAAGAATTTCAAAAACAAGAAATATTTCTACATCACGGCCGATTACTCGTGGGGTTACACGACGGAAGATTCCTTCCGGAAACAAACCGGCACGACGGACAAGGACGCGCACCGCGGCGT is a genomic window containing:
- a CDS encoding response regulator, translating into MKHPLLSLAENPPRGFVHKPDLSRRDVRSKTFALFTGSVGEAELRLRELTTRPNGILVTCSGDFLWERREGSLFHMGVPEALREYIHLILPVCLDLLETIHRQADNEKRLYFELTRAVDDLRMLSGDFSMSRKSLLEEISERRAAEAALRESRAQLLHAQKMEAVGTLAGGIAHDFNNLLQAITGFTSLALLEIPEGNDSRHLIRKIGMASDRASELVKRLLTFSRMEPPEKRPLDLNREISHTVSLLERVIPKMIGIETRLYPNLVPIEGDPTQIEQVVMNLGANARDAMPEGGCLLFETEITEVTAGAVPETADMPPGDYVLLRVSDTGVGMSPETVNRIFDPFFTTKEIGSGTGLGLSTVYGIVRGHGGWIRCNSSPGSGTSFEIFLPPFRSTDLITALEISRGMEVDPSGGTESILIVDDEYMVRDVAKIVLEGRGYTVRCARSGENALEMFLADGWSPDLVLLDLGMPGMGGRKCLAEILKRKPDTKVLVASGYSTDHQAAGIVDAGARGFIGKPYKTIELVRKVRDILDGP
- a CDS encoding nuclear transport factor 2 family protein, with the protein product MAEYADAYNARDPEALRTFFALDDHRFAVFEDYSGKLFDGGDYRAILESVFDATAEMSFDLLRCDRFGDFAVIHAMQRIEEQDEEEGISEARIRATLWVSISDGSPRIVTAHYSLLPESGTGGCFSDCCQE
- a CDS encoding aldehyde ferredoxin oxidoreductase family protein, coding for MNGSPTIGWRGKLLHIDLARGTARTEDIPRDLLLGYLGGRGLGVRLLRETYHLDPFHPGMPLVFAVGPLCGTAAPTSARLAAVSRSPLTGTVYDCSAGGRFAYRLKASGYDAVRIVGKSPVPAILSITPAGAELSAAGALWGKPIGETVRALEGGGSVAAIGPAGENRVLFACIMMGEGNAIGRGGLGAVMGGKNLKAVVVDGDLPVAVADKTRFGRARQDVMRLFRASPVIFGELGIAEFGTPALVDLMRQRRMAPTENFRRTVFEGSGNYSGPAIRKAYRPKKDGCFGCPIQCKKSTQEGMHLPEYETVSHFGALNGIDDLHAIVRSNALCNELGMDTISAAATLAAWGEGRGRFPAAEEVEGLLADMGYRRGEGDLLAQASRRVAEAMGHPELSMSVKSLELPAYDPRGAYGMALAYCTSNRGGCHLRAYPISHEILRKPVATDRFSFSGKARIIKIAEDTNAAVDSLVACKFSFFGATLEEYAELLSAVTGEEYGPQMLKEIGERIYMTERFYNCANGFDARDDRLPARFFREPGSGGEGIEIPPIDEKRFEEELLKYYRIRGLTPEGAFSDPDFLGKLP
- a CDS encoding class II aldolase/adducin family protein, with amino-acid sequence MRDQIEKYEARLLADRSAFPGKIAFAAQDDTLLADGNPELARLCGDVLSSLSCLGIVAARPSLPFADFLVRRAPRTESRIVPRDTETRTFLHDIPFLRREELGDAAAEKIALLLGNRKGVIVEGIGIVANGTVTVEHAYINYSSVFHAVFVKYLLDALAEGFLLPGERDAFRAFREEWLQPISAEGIPFRSGPLADTGEILEEIAAVGRHTVERGLVDSFFGNISYRSGNIVYISQTAASLDELPGRIDPVPMDNSSTTGITASSELLAHRRIYEASGASAILHGHPKFTVAMSMLCEEKDCPIKDCWKECDRVRSLAGAPVVAGEIGAGGLAKRVPPVISSPRKAVVYGHGVFTVGETGFAEPFRDMVALEGLCREEYFRRLDEKLSG
- a CDS encoding AmpG family muropeptide MFS transporter, whose product is MKSFLAVFRSPRLFWILLLGFSSGIPLALTGTTLQAWMSKEKIDLALIGVFSLVGLPYTVKILWAPLMDRFIPPFLGRRRGWILVTQFALALVIAAMAFSDPKGATTIFAVLALLVAFASASQDIVVDAYRTEVLEPRELGPGASVHILGYRIAMLTSGAIALILADHLPWKTVYLLMAGSLGVGVAASLLAPEPRLPEQPPRSMREAVTEPFAEFLSRPGALEILLFIVLYKLDVVMATALMTPFILEMGFSMTDIGAVTKGFGMAATIAGTLAGGAVVARAGMKASLWIFGILQSVSTLSFLALARLGHHYPMMVTAIGLENLCSGMGTAAYAAFLMSLCDRRFTATQYALLTSLMALTRVFVGAPTGYLVKTYGWERYFLISALSAAPGLLLLLRYPRWTERPSGEAAATVSAHR
- the infA gene encoding translation initiation factor IF-1, which produces MAKDDLAKVEGTVTDTRGGGVYIVTMENGVTLSAKLSGKMKRFKIRVLVGDKVTVGVSPYDPTHGLIIHRQNV
- a CDS encoding epoxyqueuosine reductase, whose protein sequence is MKQDIRSYILGLGADDAGFAAAADYDSPRSPRLETIFPGIRSLVLLAYRELESCASPDPYIAQNGRYDLMEFSRGCNYRLARFLEREYGARCMTVPVSYPMAMTRETKGTAGQVSLRHAAVVAGLGAIGRHNLVVHPVFGTRVIFSAVLTDLDLPSDRRLDSTPCTDCGICVENCPGRALDVAGRTDVMKCIRNSQPYGLSGAIGFWGRHAEASEDERKTMFRDDFFWKMYQAGHIGPQYFCFKCLSSCPVGRPSLDMP